Proteins encoded in a region of the Roseateles sp. SL47 genome:
- the trxA gene encoding thioredoxin TrxA, which translates to MSEQIKHISDASFDSDVIQADKPVLVDFWAEWCGPCKMIAPILEEVAQSSADRVSITKLNVDDNREVAAKYGIRSIPTLMLFKDGQLVASKVGALNKAQLTSFLDANL; encoded by the coding sequence ATGAGCGAACAGATCAAACACATTTCCGACGCATCCTTCGACAGCGACGTCATCCAAGCCGACAAGCCGGTGCTGGTCGATTTCTGGGCCGAATGGTGCGGCCCCTGCAAGATGATTGCCCCCATCCTTGAAGAGGTGGCCCAGTCGTCGGCAGACCGCGTCAGCATCACCAAGCTGAATGTGGATGACAACCGCGAAGTGGCCGCCAAATACGGCATCCGCAGCATTCCGACGCTGATGCTGTTCAAGGATGGCCAGCTGGTCGCCTCCAAGGTTGGCGCCCTCAACAAGGCCCAGTTGACGTCCTTCCTGGACGCCAACCTATAA
- the rho gene encoding transcription termination factor Rho, which produces MHLSELKALHVSALIKMGEELEIDNVARMRKQELMFAIMKKRAKAGEQVFGDGVLEVLPDGFGFLRSPETSYMASTDDIYLSPSQIRRFNLHTGDMIEGEVRVPKDGERYFALVKVDRVNGLTPEESKHKIMFENLTPLFPKEQFKLERDIRGDDNITSRIIDLIAPLGKGQRALLVAPPKSGKTVMMQHLAHSIAANYPDAHLMVLLVDERPEEVTEMQRTVRGEVISSTFDEPAARHVQVAEMVIERAKRLVELRKDVIILLDSITRLARAYNNVLPSSGKVLTGGVDANALQRPKRFFGAARNIEEGGSLTIIGTALVDTGSKMDEVIYEEFKGTGNCEIHLDRRMAEKRVYPSILLNKSGTRREELLLKPEILQKAWILRKLLYPMDEIEAMEFILDKMKSSKNNHDFFDMMRRGG; this is translated from the coding sequence ATGCATCTCTCTGAATTGAAGGCGCTTCACGTCTCCGCCCTGATCAAAATGGGCGAAGAACTGGAGATCGACAACGTCGCTCGCATGCGCAAGCAGGAGCTGATGTTCGCGATCATGAAAAAACGCGCCAAAGCCGGCGAACAGGTGTTCGGCGACGGCGTGCTGGAGGTCCTTCCGGACGGCTTCGGCTTCCTGCGTTCCCCCGAGACCAGCTACATGGCCTCGACGGACGACATCTACCTCTCCCCCAGCCAGATCCGCCGCTTCAACCTGCACACCGGCGACATGATCGAAGGCGAAGTGCGCGTGCCCAAGGACGGCGAGCGTTATTTCGCGCTGGTCAAGGTGGACCGCGTGAATGGCCTCACGCCGGAGGAGTCCAAGCACAAGATCATGTTCGAGAACTTGACACCGCTCTTCCCGAAAGAGCAGTTCAAACTCGAGCGTGACATTCGTGGTGACGACAACATCACCAGCCGCATCATCGACCTGATCGCGCCGCTGGGCAAAGGCCAGCGCGCCCTGCTCGTGGCCCCGCCCAAGAGCGGCAAGACGGTGATGATGCAGCACTTGGCGCACTCCATCGCCGCCAACTATCCGGACGCCCATCTGATGGTGCTGCTGGTGGATGAGCGGCCTGAAGAAGTGACCGAAATGCAGCGCACGGTGCGCGGCGAAGTCATCAGCTCCACCTTCGATGAGCCGGCCGCCCGGCATGTGCAGGTCGCCGAAATGGTGATCGAGCGCGCCAAGCGCCTGGTGGAACTGAGGAAGGACGTGATCATCCTGCTGGACTCGATCACCCGCCTGGCCCGTGCCTACAACAACGTGCTGCCCAGCTCCGGCAAGGTGCTGACCGGTGGTGTGGATGCCAACGCCCTGCAGCGCCCCAAGCGCTTCTTCGGCGCAGCCCGCAACATTGAAGAAGGCGGCTCGCTGACCATCATCGGCACGGCACTGGTGGACACCGGCTCCAAGATGGACGAAGTGATCTACGAAGAGTTCAAGGGCACCGGCAACTGCGAAATCCATCTGGACCGTCGCATGGCAGAAAAGCGGGTCTACCCGTCCATCCTGCTGAACAAGTCGGGCACCCGCCGCGAAGAGCTGCTGCTCAAGCCGGAAATCCTGCAAAAGGCCTGGATCCTGCGCAAGCTGCTCTACCCGATGGACGAAATCGAGGCGATGGAGTTCATCCTCGACAAGATGAAGTCGTCGAAGAACAACCATGATTTCTTCGACATGATGCGCCGCGGCGGCTAA
- a CDS encoding type B 50S ribosomal protein L31, with amino-acid sequence MAKEGIHPNYRDVAFVDLSNGFQFITRSTVVTKDTIKLDDGRELPLVKLETSSESHPFYTGTQKSVDSLGGRVEKFRNKFAKLTPTKK; translated from the coding sequence ATGGCTAAAGAAGGCATTCACCCCAACTACCGCGACGTCGCTTTCGTGGACCTGTCCAACGGTTTCCAGTTCATCACGCGCTCGACCGTGGTGACCAAGGACACCATCAAGCTGGACGACGGCCGCGAACTGCCGCTGGTCAAGCTGGAAACCTCCAGCGAATCGCACCCGTTCTACACTGGCACGCAGAAGAGCGTGGACAGCCTGGGCGGCCGCGTCGAGAAGTTCCGCAACAAGTTTGCCAAGCTCACCCCGACCAAGAAGTAA
- the phoR gene encoding phosphate regulon sensor histidine kinase PhoR: MSWLLSRVLMLVLGTCIGGWIGWWLGHWMLAPPLAAGLGAGVAVALMGLWDAARAHRLVNWLRGDQTDDAPRLAGIWGEVAYRMERGLRDRERRYERERQQLEQFLQAMEASPNGVILLDDQDQIQWCNRLAADHFQLDPQRDKLQRITNLVRYPAFVSYLQSRQYNQPLALQNARGKAHLQVLMRDYGVGGECRRLILSLDVTDRERNESMRRDFVANVSHEIRTPLTVLAGFIETMASLNLTEAERKRVLHLMQQQTLRMQTLVGDLLTLAQLEGSPRPAADHWIAMDPLLARVSADARALSAGRHEVVCDRLTQVEVAGVETELLSAVANLVSNAVRYTPEGGRIELHWRWLGEKGGEIAVVDNGPGIAREHLPRLTERFYRVDGSRSRDTGGTGLGLSIVKHVIQRHGGELRIDSEPGKGSTFRLLVPANRLRHVDSGAMGDEAAPAMLASREDDEAA; this comes from the coding sequence ATGAGCTGGTTGTTGTCGCGAGTGCTGATGCTGGTGCTGGGCACCTGCATCGGCGGGTGGATCGGCTGGTGGCTGGGGCATTGGATGCTGGCACCGCCGCTGGCGGCCGGCCTGGGCGCCGGTGTGGCGGTGGCCCTGATGGGTCTGTGGGATGCCGCTCGTGCGCACCGGCTGGTGAATTGGCTGCGCGGGGACCAGACCGATGATGCGCCGCGCCTGGCCGGCATCTGGGGCGAAGTGGCCTACCGCATGGAGCGCGGCCTGCGGGACCGGGAGCGCCGGTACGAGCGGGAGCGCCAGCAGCTGGAGCAGTTTCTGCAGGCCATGGAAGCGTCGCCCAATGGCGTGATCCTGCTGGACGACCAGGACCAGATCCAATGGTGCAACCGCCTGGCGGCCGACCATTTCCAGTTGGACCCCCAGCGGGACAAACTGCAGCGCATCACCAATCTGGTCCGTTATCCGGCGTTTGTCTCTTACCTGCAGTCGCGCCAATACAACCAGCCGCTGGCGCTGCAGAACGCCCGTGGCAAGGCTCATCTGCAGGTGCTGATGCGGGACTATGGGGTGGGTGGTGAATGCCGACGGCTGATCCTGTCGCTGGACGTGACCGACCGGGAGCGCAATGAATCCATGCGGCGGGACTTTGTGGCCAATGTGTCGCATGAGATTCGAACGCCGCTGACGGTGCTGGCGGGCTTCATCGAAACCATGGCCAGCCTCAACCTGACCGAAGCCGAGCGCAAGCGTGTGCTGCATCTGATGCAGCAGCAGACGCTGCGGATGCAGACGCTGGTGGGGGATCTGCTGACGCTGGCGCAGCTGGAGGGTAGCCCCCGTCCGGCGGCGGATCACTGGATCGCGATGGATCCGCTGCTGGCCCGTGTGTCGGCTGATGCGCGTGCGTTGTCGGCCGGTCGCCATGAGGTGGTCTGCGACCGGCTGACGCAGGTGGAAGTGGCTGGGGTGGAAACCGAACTGCTGAGTGCCGTCGCCAACCTGGTCAGCAATGCGGTGCGCTACACGCCGGAAGGCGGGCGCATCGAGCTGCACTGGCGCTGGCTGGGGGAGAAGGGTGGGGAGATTGCGGTGGTCGACAACGGCCCGGGCATCGCCCGTGAGCATCTGCCCCGCCTGACCGAGCGCTTCTACCGCGTGGACGGCAGCCGTTCACGCGATACCGGTGGCACGGGGCTGGGGCTGTCCATCGTCAAGCATGTGATCCAGCGCCACGGGGGAGAGCTGCGCATCGACAGTGAGCCCGGGAAGGGTTCCACCTTCCGTCTGCTCGTTCCGGCCAACCGGCTGAGGCATGTGGACAGCGGGGCCATGGGTGATGAGGCGGCGCCTGCGATGCTGGCCTCGCGTGAGGACGACGAAGCGGCATGA
- the phoB gene encoding phosphate regulon transcriptional regulator PhoB has product MSRILVVEDESAIAELISINLRHAGFEVTLAANAEQAQLEVDRVLPDLVVLDWMLPGQSGIGLARAWRGATRTRELPIIMLTARAEEADKVSGLDAGADDYLTKPFSTNELLARIRAVLRRKAPEALDSAVDVGGLVLDPGTRRVSREGVEVKLGPTEFRLLHFFMTHPERVHSRSQLLDRVWGDHVFIEERTVDVHVKRLREALEKVNCQRMIETVRGAGYRLTQQSSSALSA; this is encoded by the coding sequence ATGAGCCGTATCCTGGTCGTTGAAGATGAATCCGCGATTGCCGAGCTGATCTCCATCAACCTGCGTCATGCCGGTTTCGAGGTCACCCTGGCGGCCAATGCCGAGCAGGCCCAGTTGGAAGTGGACCGGGTGCTGCCGGATCTGGTGGTGCTGGACTGGATGCTGCCGGGTCAATCCGGCATCGGCCTGGCCCGTGCCTGGCGCGGAGCGACTCGCACGCGCGAGCTGCCCATCATCATGCTGACCGCACGTGCCGAAGAAGCCGACAAGGTCTCCGGCCTGGATGCGGGCGCGGACGACTACCTGACCAAACCGTTCTCGACCAATGAGCTGCTCGCCCGCATTCGTGCGGTGCTGCGCCGTAAGGCGCCAGAGGCCCTGGACTCGGCCGTGGATGTCGGCGGGCTGGTGCTGGACCCCGGTACGCGGCGTGTCAGCCGGGAAGGGGTGGAGGTCAAGCTGGGCCCCACCGAATTCCGCCTGCTGCATTTCTTCATGACCCATCCGGAGCGGGTGCACAGCCGGTCCCAACTGCTGGATCGCGTCTGGGGCGACCATGTCTTCATTGAAGAACGGACCGTGGACGTCCATGTGAAGCGGCTTCGCGAAGCGCTGGAGAAGGTGAACTGCCAGCGCATGATCGAAACGGTGCGTGGTGCCGGTTATCGCCTGACCCAGCAAAGCAGCAGCGCTCTGTCCGCCTGA
- the phoU gene encoding phosphate signaling complex protein PhoU, with the protein MTDKHLSTQFDAELSGISTRVLEMGGLVESQVAQAIEALGTFSGEIASHVLKQEETVNTMEVEIDRDLSTIIARRQPTARDLRLLIAVSKTIANLERVGDEAARIARTVQRLINTGVSSRLRLPMSDLSYEAELAIASLRKALDAFARLDVDRALEVLKQDDQIDKEFDGLMRKLITYMMEDPRTISSSIDLVFVAKAIERVGDHAKNLAEVIIYVVKGTDVRHNTPDAVEHMVR; encoded by the coding sequence ATGACAGACAAGCATCTCTCCACCCAATTCGACGCCGAGCTGAGCGGCATCTCCACCCGCGTGCTCGAAATGGGCGGCCTGGTGGAATCGCAGGTGGCGCAGGCCATCGAAGCCCTGGGCACCTTCAGCGGCGAGATCGCCAGCCATGTGCTGAAGCAGGAAGAGACGGTCAACACCATGGAGGTGGAGATCGATCGTGACCTGTCCACCATCATCGCCCGCCGTCAGCCGACGGCCCGGGATCTGCGCCTGCTGATCGCGGTGTCCAAGACCATTGCCAACCTCGAGCGTGTGGGTGACGAAGCCGCCCGCATCGCCCGCACGGTGCAGCGCCTGATCAACACCGGGGTGTCCAGCCGTCTGCGCCTGCCGATGTCTGACCTCTCCTACGAAGCCGAGCTGGCCATTGCCTCGCTGCGCAAGGCCCTGGACGCCTTTGCCCGCCTCGACGTGGACCGCGCCCTGGAAGTGCTGAAGCAGGACGACCAGATCGACAAGGAATTCGACGGCCTGATGCGCAAGCTCATCACCTACATGATGGAAGACCCGCGCACCATCTCGTCGAGCATCGACCTGGTGTTTGTTGCCAAAGCCATCGAGCGTGTGGGTGACCATGCCAAGAACCTGGCGGAAGTCATCATCTATGTGGTCAAGGGGACCGACGTGCGCCACAACACGCCGGATGCCGTTGAGCACATGGTGCGCTGA
- the pstB gene encoding phosphate ABC transporter ATP-binding protein PstB: MDAKVDMPVTERAKLSVKNLNFYYGSFHALKNINLDIPENKVTAFIGPSGCGKSTLLRTLNRMFELYPEQRAEGQILLDGEDILTSKEDVSLVRAKVGMVFQKPTPFPMSIYDNIAFGVRLFETLSRVEMDERVEWALKKAALWNEVKDKLNQSGSGLSGGQQQRLCIARGIAIKPEVLLLDEPCSALDPISTGKIEELIHELKHDYTVAIVTHNMQQAARCSDYTAYMYLGDLIEFGPTAELFMKPKRKDTEDYITGRFG, from the coding sequence ATGGATGCCAAAGTCGATATGCCGGTGACCGAGCGCGCGAAGCTCTCGGTGAAGAACCTGAACTTCTATTACGGCAGCTTCCACGCGCTGAAGAACATCAATCTGGACATTCCGGAGAACAAGGTGACCGCCTTCATCGGTCCCTCGGGCTGCGGCAAGTCCACGCTGCTGCGCACCCTCAACCGCATGTTCGAGCTCTATCCCGAGCAGCGCGCCGAGGGGCAGATCCTGCTGGATGGCGAAGACATCCTGACCAGCAAGGAAGATGTGTCGCTGGTCCGTGCCAAGGTGGGCATGGTGTTCCAGAAGCCGACGCCGTTCCCGATGTCCATCTACGACAACATCGCCTTCGGCGTGCGTCTGTTCGAAACCCTTTCCCGCGTGGAGATGGACGAGCGGGTGGAGTGGGCGCTGAAGAAGGCGGCCCTGTGGAATGAAGTGAAGGACAAGCTCAACCAGAGCGGTTCCGGCCTCTCCGGCGGTCAGCAGCAGCGTCTGTGCATTGCCCGCGGCATTGCCATCAAGCCTGAAGTGCTGCTGCTGGATGAGCCCTGCTCGGCGCTGGACCCGATCTCCACCGGCAAGATCGAGGAGCTGATCCATGAGCTCAAGCACGACTACACGGTCGCCATCGTGACCCATAACATGCAGCAGGCGGCCCGTTGCTCGGACTACACCGCCTACATGTACCTGGGCGACCTGATCGAATTCGGCCCCACCGCCGAGCTGTTCATGAAGCCCAAACGCAAGGACACTGAAGACTACATCACCGGCCGCTTTGGCTGA
- the pstA gene encoding phosphate ABC transporter permease PstA, which translates to MSATAAGRVAMYNKRRRVNIVALTLSMGAMCLGLIWLIWILFETITQGVGGLTWATFTQMTPPPNSEEGGLANAIFGSMLMVCLATVIGTPIGVLSGVYLAEYGQKTWLGNSVRFINDILLSAPSIVIGLFVYSLIVLRFRGFSGWAGVVALALIVIPVVIRTTENMLNLVPSALREAAYALGTPKWKVIMTVTLKAARAGVLTGVLLALARVSGETAPLLLTAFNNRFWSTDLTGPMANLPKVIFEFAMSPYGNWQKLAWAAVFIITIGVLVLNIVARVMFKNKH; encoded by the coding sequence ATGAGCGCGACCGCTGCCGGCCGTGTGGCCATGTACAACAAGCGCCGCCGCGTCAACATCGTGGCCCTGACGCTCTCCATGGGCGCCATGTGCCTCGGTCTGATCTGGCTGATCTGGATCCTGTTCGAGACCATCACGCAGGGCGTGGGCGGCCTGACCTGGGCCACCTTCACCCAGATGACGCCGCCACCGAACTCGGAAGAGGGCGGTCTGGCCAATGCGATCTTCGGCTCCATGCTGATGGTCTGCCTGGCCACGGTGATCGGCACGCCCATCGGTGTGCTGTCCGGTGTCTATCTGGCGGAATACGGCCAGAAGACCTGGCTGGGCAACAGCGTGCGCTTCATCAACGACATCCTGCTGTCGGCTCCATCGATCGTGATCGGCCTGTTCGTCTACAGCCTGATCGTGTTGCGCTTCCGCGGCTTCTCCGGCTGGGCCGGTGTGGTGGCGCTGGCGCTGATCGTGATCCCGGTGGTCATCCGCACCACCGAGAACATGCTGAACCTGGTGCCCAGCGCCCTGCGTGAAGCGGCCTATGCCCTGGGCACGCCCAAGTGGAAGGTCATCATGACCGTCACGCTCAAGGCGGCCCGTGCCGGTGTGCTGACGGGGGTGCTGCTGGCGCTGGCCCGTGTGTCCGGCGAGACCGCACCGCTGCTGCTGACTGCCTTCAACAACCGCTTCTGGTCGACCGACCTGACCGGCCCGATGGCCAACCTGCCCAAGGTGATCTTCGAATTTGCCATGAGCCCTTACGGCAACTGGCAGAAGCTGGCCTGGGCGGCGGTGTTCATCATCACCATCGGTGTGCTGGTGCTCAACATCGTGGCGCGTGTGATGTTCAAGAACAAGCATTGA
- the pstC gene encoding phosphate ABC transporter permease subunit PstC: MAAILPANTIDRQRGDERAHPQGRPPARRRVAPWADTVFSLLAHGAAWLTLALLAGIILSLIVGAAPAIKQFGLGFLVSTDWDPVQEKFGGLVMIYGTLVTSFLALVIAVPVSFGIALFLTELAPGWLRRPLGIAIELLAAVPSIVYGMWGLFVFGPILATYVQQPLQSMLTGVPVLGALVSGPPVGLGILSAGIILAIMIIPFIASVMRDVFEVTPAMLKESAYGLGSTTWEVVWRVVLPYTKTGVIGGIMLGLGRALGETMAVTFVIGNMNQLNSLSLFEAANTITSVLANEFGESGPGSLHQASLLYLALVLFFITFVVLAFSKVLLNKLKKNEGTRT, from the coding sequence GTGGCCGCAATACTCCCAGCCAACACCATCGACCGTCAGCGAGGCGACGAGCGAGCCCATCCCCAGGGCCGTCCGCCCGCCCGACGCCGCGTCGCCCCCTGGGCGGATACCGTTTTCTCCCTGCTGGCCCATGGCGCTGCCTGGCTGACGCTGGCCCTGTTGGCCGGCATCATCCTGTCGCTGATCGTTGGCGCGGCCCCGGCCATCAAGCAATTTGGCCTGGGCTTCCTGGTCAGCACCGACTGGGATCCGGTGCAGGAAAAGTTCGGCGGCCTGGTGATGATCTACGGCACGCTGGTGACCTCGTTCCTGGCGCTGGTGATCGCCGTGCCGGTGAGCTTTGGCATCGCGCTGTTCCTCACCGAACTGGCCCCGGGCTGGCTGCGCCGCCCATTGGGCATTGCCATTGAACTGCTGGCGGCCGTGCCGTCCATCGTGTATGGGATGTGGGGCCTGTTTGTGTTTGGCCCCATCCTGGCCACCTATGTGCAGCAGCCGCTGCAAAGCATGCTCACAGGCGTGCCGGTGCTGGGTGCGCTGGTGTCCGGCCCGCCGGTGGGTCTGGGCATCCTCTCGGCCGGCATCATCCTGGCCATCATGATCATCCCCTTCATCGCCTCGGTGATGCGTGACGTTTTCGAAGTCACGCCTGCGATGCTCAAGGAATCCGCCTACGGGCTGGGTTCGACCACCTGGGAAGTGGTCTGGAGGGTGGTGCTCCCCTACACCAAGACCGGTGTCATCGGCGGCATCATGCTGGGCCTGGGCCGTGCGCTGGGCGAGACCATGGCGGTCACCTTCGTGATCGGCAACATGAACCAGCTGAATTCGCTGTCACTGTTCGAGGCCGCCAACACCATCACCTCGGTGCTGGCCAATGAATTCGGGGAATCCGGCCCTGGCAGCCTGCATCAGGCCTCGCTGCTGTACCTTGCCCTGGTGCTGTTCTTCATCACCTTCGTGGTGCTGGCCTTCTCCAAGGTACTGCTGAACAAGCTCAAGAAGAACGAAGGGACCCGCACATGA
- the pstS gene encoding phosphate ABC transporter substrate-binding protein PstS → MNQLRAGLLFAACATVFSVAQAQEVTGAGASFPAPVYTKWADAYNKATGVRINYQSVGSGAGIKQIQAKTVDFGASDAPLKDEQLAKDGLIQFPTVIGGVVPVVNITGVKPGQIKLNGQVLGDIYLGKITKWNDAAITALNAGVPLPDAAIAVVRRADGSGTSFLFTNYLSKVNAEWKSKVGEGTAVNWPTGAGGKGNEGVSSYVTRLPNSIGYVEYAYAKQNKMTYVLLKNADGHFVTPSDDAFKAAAAGAKWNESFYQVLTEQPGKDSWPITGATFILMHKQQEKAATAAATLKFFDWAYAQGDKMADELDYVALPTAVKDLVRKQWADNLKDGSGKAISLK, encoded by the coding sequence ATGAATCAACTCCGTGCTGGCCTGCTGTTTGCCGCTTGCGCTACCGTGTTCTCGGTGGCCCAGGCCCAGGAAGTGACCGGCGCCGGCGCTTCGTTCCCGGCCCCCGTGTACACCAAGTGGGCCGATGCCTACAACAAGGCCACTGGCGTTCGCATCAACTATCAATCCGTCGGTTCCGGCGCTGGCATCAAGCAGATCCAGGCCAAGACGGTCGATTTCGGCGCGTCGGACGCTCCCCTGAAGGACGAGCAACTGGCCAAGGACGGCCTGATCCAGTTCCCGACCGTCATCGGCGGCGTGGTGCCGGTGGTCAACATCACCGGTGTGAAGCCGGGCCAGATCAAGCTGAACGGCCAGGTGCTGGGTGACATCTACCTGGGCAAGATCACCAAGTGGAATGACGCCGCCATCACCGCCCTGAACGCTGGCGTGCCGCTGCCGGACGCTGCCATCGCCGTGGTGCGCCGCGCCGACGGTTCCGGCACCAGCTTCCTGTTCACCAACTACCTGTCGAAGGTGAATGCCGAGTGGAAGTCCAAGGTCGGTGAAGGCACCGCCGTGAACTGGCCCACCGGCGCGGGTGGCAAGGGCAACGAAGGCGTGTCGTCGTACGTGACGCGCCTGCCGAACTCGATCGGCTACGTGGAATACGCCTACGCCAAGCAAAACAAGATGACCTACGTTCTGCTGAAGAATGCAGACGGTCATTTCGTGACGCCGAGCGATGACGCCTTCAAGGCTGCTGCCGCCGGTGCCAAGTGGAACGAATCGTTCTACCAGGTGCTGACCGAACAGCCGGGCAAGGACAGCTGGCCCATCACCGGCGCCACCTTCATCCTGATGCACAAGCAGCAGGAGAAGGCTGCGACCGCCGCCGCTACCCTGAAGTTCTTCGACTGGGCCTATGCCCAGGGCGACAAGATGGCTGACGAGCTGGACTATGTGGCACTGCCGACCGCTGTGAAGGACCTGGTCCGCAAGCAGTGGGCCGACAACCTGAAGGACGGTTCGGGCAAGGCCATCAGCCTGAAGTAA
- the glmM gene encoding phosphoglucosamine mutase, whose protein sequence is MSRKYFGTDGIRGTVGQTPITPDFMLQLGHAVGRVLKRSYAKPSVLIGKDTRISGYMLESALEAGFASAGVNVLLTGPLPTPGVAYLTRALRQHLGVVISASHNPFADNGIKFFSSKGEKLPDAWELDVEAVLEESPVWVDSASLGRARRLDDAQGRYIEFCKASFSNDLSMRGMKLVVDAANGAAYQVAPSVFHELGAEVISIGTKPDGFNINDKVGATAPQALVAAVKEHQADYGIALDGDADRLQMVDAQGRLFNGDELLFVMVADRLARGERVPGAVGTLMTNMAVELALRQRDVEFVRAKVGDRYVLEELANRGWQLGGEGSGHLLALDKHTTGDGIVSSLLVLEAVARSGRPLADLLEGVTLFPQTLINVRLQADQQDWKSNSALARTEAEVMAELGDRGRVLIRKSGTEPLLRVMVEASDADLAQRCAERLAAAIKG, encoded by the coding sequence ATGAGCCGGAAGTATTTCGGTACCGATGGAATCCGCGGCACGGTGGGTCAGACGCCCATCACCCCCGATTTCATGCTGCAACTGGGTCATGCGGTGGGGCGTGTGCTCAAACGCAGTTATGCCAAGCCCAGCGTTCTGATCGGCAAGGACACCCGTATTTCCGGCTACATGCTGGAGTCGGCGCTGGAGGCCGGCTTTGCTTCGGCCGGTGTGAACGTGTTGCTCACCGGGCCGCTGCCCACGCCGGGTGTTGCGTATCTCACCCGTGCCTTGCGCCAGCACCTGGGCGTGGTCATTTCCGCCTCCCACAATCCGTTCGCCGACAACGGCATCAAGTTCTTCTCCTCCAAGGGCGAGAAGCTGCCGGACGCCTGGGAGCTGGATGTGGAAGCCGTGCTGGAAGAGTCCCCGGTGTGGGTCGATTCGGCCAGCCTGGGCCGTGCGCGCCGCCTGGATGATGCCCAGGGGCGCTACATCGAGTTCTGCAAGGCCAGCTTCAGCAACGACCTCAGCATGCGTGGCATGAAGCTGGTGGTGGACGCGGCCAACGGCGCGGCCTACCAGGTGGCGCCGTCGGTCTTCCATGAACTGGGCGCGGAAGTGATTTCCATCGGCACCAAGCCCGATGGTTTCAACATCAACGACAAGGTGGGCGCCACCGCACCGCAGGCCCTGGTGGCGGCGGTGAAGGAACACCAGGCGGACTACGGCATTGCCCTGGACGGTGACGCCGACCGCCTGCAGATGGTGGACGCCCAGGGGCGGCTGTTCAACGGCGACGAGCTGCTGTTTGTGATGGTGGCGGACCGCCTGGCGCGTGGTGAGCGGGTGCCTGGCGCAGTGGGTACGCTGATGACCAACATGGCGGTCGAACTGGCCTTGCGCCAGCGTGATGTGGAATTTGTCCGCGCCAAGGTGGGCGACCGTTATGTGCTGGAAGAGCTGGCCAACCGTGGCTGGCAGCTGGGCGGGGAGGGCTCTGGCCATCTGCTGGCCCTGGACAAGCACACCACCGGCGACGGCATCGTCAGCAGCCTGCTGGTGCTGGAAGCCGTGGCCCGCAGTGGTCGCCCGCTGGCGGACCTGCTGGAAGGCGTGACGCTGTTTCCCCAGACGCTGATCAACGTGCGCTTGCAGGCCGACCAGCAGGATTGGAAGAGCAATTCCGCACTGGCCCGCACCGAAGCCGAAGTGATGGCCGAGCTGGGTGACCGGGGGCGGGTGCTGATCCGCAAGTCCGGCACCGAGCCGCTGCTGCGGGTGATGGTGGAAGCCAGTGACGCCGACCTGGCCCAGCGCTGCGCTGAACGCCTGGCGGCTGCAATCAAGGGTTAA